The following proteins are encoded in a genomic region of Oryza brachyantha chromosome 11, ObraRS2, whole genome shotgun sequence:
- the LOC102702048 gene encoding uncharacterized protein LOC102702048: protein MIDSSSCPAPGCCSTPMDFLACLCILQLLYLASSGVAAQAATSPARALDAMLQDYAYRAFVRPHTGIVYSATVPPNLTGVAVSAVRLRSGSLRRKGFAHFLEFAVPTGIVVQPYVERVVLVYHNLGNWSHYYYPLPGYTYLSPVLGLLVYDAANLSAVGLQELSIVASGSPISISFSNVRSVPADGPAPRCVWFDLDGVPQFRDLEASNVCSTFRQGHFAIVVNSSEIAPGPLPPGTITPPIPTQGVHSKGSSKGWKIAVGVVGGVIALVLSALLVVCLARYKRDRKLEVMERNAEAGETLRMAQVGRSQAPVALGTRTQPVIESEYVA from the coding sequence ATGATCGACTCTTCTTCTTGTCCAGCTCCCGGTTGCTGCTCCACTCCCATGGATTTCTTGGCCTGCCTCTGCATCCTGCAGCTGCTGTATCTAGCCTCTTCTGGCgtggcggcgcaggcggccacgtcgccggcgagggccCTGGACGCAATGCTGCAGGACTATGCGTACCGGGCCTTCGTGCGCCCGCACACCGGCATTGTCTACAGCGCCACCGTGCCGCCCAACCTCACCGGCGTCGCCGTCTCGGCCGTCCGCCTGCGCAGCGGCAGCCTACGGAGGAAAGGGTTCGCTCACTTCTTGGAGTTCGCCGTCCCCACCGGCATCGTCGTGCAGCCGTATGTCGAGAGGGTGGTGCTCGTCTACCACAATCTTGGCAATTGGTCTCACTACTACTACCCGCTCCCCGGGTACACGTACCTCTCGCCGGTGCTCGGGTTGCTGGTCTACGACGCGGCCAACTTGTCGGCGGTGGGATTGCAGGAGCTCAGTATTGTCGCCTCCGGGAGCCCGATTTCTATAAGTTTCAGCAATGTCAGATCAGTGCCGGCAGACGGGCCAGCTCCCCGGTGCGTGTGGTTTGATTTGGATGGTGTGCCACAGTTCCGGGACTTAGAGGCAAGCAATGTGTGTTCGACATTTCGCCAGGGGCATTTCGCAATAGTGGTGAACTCCAGCGAGATTGCTCCTGGTCCACTGCCTCCAGGCACCATTACCCCTCCCATACCGACTCAAGGAGTTCATTCTAAGGGCAGCTCGAAGGGGTGGAAGATTGCCGTCGGCGTTGTTGGGGGAGTGATAGCATTGGTGCTGTCGGCGTTGCTTGTGGTGTGCTTGGCGAGGTACAAAAGAGATAGGAAATTGGAGGTGATGGAACGGAATGCCGAGGCCGGGGAGACATTGCGTATGGCACAGGTCGGGAGGTCACAAGCGCCTGTGGCATTGGGGACAAGAACACAACCGGTGATTGAGAGTGAGTATGTTGCATAG